In one Amia ocellicauda isolate fAmiCal2 chromosome 2, fAmiCal2.hap1, whole genome shotgun sequence genomic region, the following are encoded:
- the LOC136771812 gene encoding uracil nucleotide/cysteinyl leukotriene receptor produces MNKNSSEQLGFHAKTTHLENSIFAWYYILVFLVAVPGNVLALWVFAHHKKNKVSTVFLKNLAVADVCYMLLLPMRIVYHLMDGHWPFGEILCRVAGYLFYLNMYCSLYFMTCISLDRFLAIVFPVQSLRLRKPCYATVIVVILWLVLIITMLPMLTSKQTVQAHNVTLCKQLYREHISKKAVGSLAVAFTIPLVTIVVSYILIIRKLWDKHQERGLLKKKAIQMIVLILANFFIAFVPYHINRFVYISAYCNKTLTDNQRASLAFGNCVTSALTCISGILDPVMYFYLTKTFQKTLLSLFSRRNADDTEQPSTS; encoded by the coding sequence ATGAATAAGAACAGCAGTGAACAACTTGGCTTTCATGCCAAAACAACACACCTGGAAAATTCGATCTTCGCTTGGTATTACATCTTGGTTTTCCTTGTCGCCGTGCCTGGGAACGTGTTGGCTTTGTGGGTGTTTGCTCAccacaagaaaaacaaagtctCCACAGTGTTTCTGAAGAACCTCGCAGTGGCCGACGTGTGCTATATGTTGCTGCTGCCCATGCGCATCGTTTACCATCTCATGGATGGTCACTGGCCCTTTGGAGAGATACTGTGTCGTGTAGCGGGCTATCTCTTTTACCTCAACATGTACTGCAGCCTGTACTTCATGACATGTATCAGCCTCGACCGCTTCCTGGCCATAGTGTTCCCTGTGCAGTCTCTGAGACTCCGAAAACCATGCTATGCCACTGTGATTGTTGTCATTCTGTGGCTTGTCCTGATCATCACCATGTTACCGATGCTCACATCAAAGCAAACAGTACAAGCACACAATGTCACGCTGTGCAAACAGCTTTACCGAGAACACATCTCCAAGAAGGCAGTTGGGTCTCTCGCAGTAGCGTTTACGATCCCTCTGGTCACAATCGTGGTCTCCTATATACTAATAATACGTAAACTCTGGGACAAACACCAGGAGAGGGGGCTGCTAAAGAAAAAGGCCATTCAAATGATCGTACTGATTTTGGCAAACTTCTTCATCGCTTTTGTGCCTTACCACATAAACCGCTTCGTATACATcagtgcatactgcaacaaaaCTCTGACTGACAACCAGCGGGCTTCGCTTGCTTTTGGTAATTGTGTCACCTCCGCTCTTACCTGCATCAGCGGAATTTTGGATCCTGTTATGTACTTTTACCTCACAAAGACCTTCCAAAAGACACTGCTCAGTCTGTTCTCCCGAAGAAATGCTGATGACACAGAGCAGCCGAGCACCTCCTGA